TCAGGCTAGAAAACTGGTGGATGCGATTCATTCAGCGGGCGATCTCATGCGTCGGGGATATCAGGGGGCCACTTATATTGTCGATGAAAATGAAAAACGTAAGATGCTGAGATACATTACTAGCATCCTCGATGATTTGAAGCAATTAACCGAGGAAGGGGACGCGTATCTACGCGACTTTGAGAAACTGCTTTCGGAGGGGGCTACTGAGTCAAGCGATCCAACCCTTCTAGGGATGGATACGGAGACTGCCAAAGCCAGCGACGAGTCGCTCGTGAATGATTTACCTTCGGATGAAGATTTTGAAGCGATGAAAACGGCGGAGCTCTATGAATCGATACAAAAGATGACTGAGCGCTTCAATGCGGCATTTGCGGAAAATCAAGCTGCGGCTCTGGCAGAGCTCCAGCAAATGAGTTTGGAGGATGCGAAGAAGCATGTCTATGTGCCGGAGACGAATACCGGTCCGGATTTGAAGGAAGCGCTTTCGCAGAACCAACCAAATTCTAGCCAAGAATTTTCGGCGTTTAATGAAGCTTTGGACAAGGCTGTCAGCTCGAGTGAACGGATGAAGCGTCAGGCGGAGAGTCGCTTAAAAACCGCGCTCGGAAAGGATGCTTCCGATGCGAAACAGACAGCCGAACAATTGAGAACGGCATTGAGTCAAAGTGCTACGATCCGGGCTAAAATGTCTATGGCTGCGTCCAACCTTGGTCGTCAGGACGGGAACCTTCAAGACTTGCGGAGCTTGATGCAGGAGAGCTACAGCAATAGTTCAGCAGGAGGTGCCGGAGAAAGTGACGAGGAAGGTATGTGGAAAAGCGATGATTATGATGCCGCTTCCTTTATCGAGACGAACAGGTCAGATAGTAACGTAAAGCCCATCCGCTTGAATCAGCATCAAATCTACGCTCAGTCACTTCCCGGTCGCCGTTTCGATATGGAGTCAGAACGCAAGGGATGGATCTTCATCGATACCTGGTATATTATCGGGCCTTGGGATCTGGTTCGTGGTCAGGAATTCGAGAATCCATTGCCACCCGAGTCCTTTGTCGATCTGGATGCGACTTATCAGGGGAAGTCGCATCCTGTAACAAAGAAGCCGATCGAATTGGAGTGGCGATTTGTGCAATCAGAAAATTTGCGGATTAAGCCGCCTGACGAGATGAATTCTGCTGTTTATTTTGCCTACACGGAAGTCTTTAGTGAAAGTGCGCTCGATGTGGTCGTCGCAGTGGCCAGTGATGACAGAGCCAAGCTCTGGATTAACGATCTCGTAGTTTTTCAGGATGTGGGATTGTCTGCGTGGCAAATGGATGAGGGCTTTCGCCGTGTTTTGCTGAAGCCTGGCTACAATATACTTCTCGTTCGTTTAGAAAACGGTCCAGCTGTGACCAACTTCTCAGTGTTGATGTGTCCTTTTGACGCGTTGACGCAATAGATGAAGGGACAACTTTATGAACTGTTCTACTTGCCAATGACTTACGGAAATTAGAAAAAAGCGCCTTGAAGACGTAAATGACCATTTTCTTAGCCACGTTGGCGGGCTGGCTGAACCGCAGACAGCTTGACGTGATCAACTATTTGCATGCCGAGAATGAGATACTCAAAGAACAGCTGGAGAAGAAGGATGTGAAGTTGGCTTTGAGCAATACCCAAAGACGGAAACTTGCAAAATGCGGCAAGAAGCTCGGGCGCAAGGGACTGATGCAATACGCGAGTATTGTCACGCCGGATCGGATTCTCTACTGGCACCGTAAATTGGTGGCACTCAAATATACGGCGAAGCGCAAGATCCAAACGGATCGGCAAAAAGAGATGGAAACCATCCGTGAGTTTTGCATCAAGTTCGCGGAAGAGAACGCAAGCTGGGGTTATGGACGCATCCAGGGTGCGCTCTCGAATCTCGGTTACGAGGTCAGTGAAACCACGGTCGGTAACATACTTCGAGCCGCAGGTATTCCTCCATCTGAGGAACGTATGAAGAAGTCTACTTGGAAGCAATTCGTCCGCTCGCACATGGCGACGATGTGTGTGGCGGATTTCCTCACCACGGAGGTTTGGACGATGCGCGGCCTTGTCCGCTATCACACGCTTTTCGTCATGAACCTCGCCAAGCGCAAGGTGCAGATCGCTCAGATCAGCTGCCAGATGAATGGTCAGGTCATGGCACAGGTCGCCCGGAACCTCACTGATTCGGAAGATGGCTTCTTGGATAAGATGGAATACTTCGTCTGCGACAACGATCCGCTGTTCACGAATGAATTTTGCGAGACTTTGGAAACTTCAGGAGTGAAGGTCATCAAGACCCGCGTCGCGACACCTGAGCAGAATGGCTATGCTGAGCGCTTCGTGAAAAGCCTGAAAGAGGAGTGCCTTGACCGTATGATATTCTTCGGCGAGCGCTCGCTGAGGAAGGCGATCAATGAGTATGTTGAGCACTATCATCACGAGCGTAACCACCAAGGTTTGGATAATTTGATACCGTTTCCGTATGCCTCTGAAACAAAGGGCAGAAGCGGTTCAGTTGTAAAATTTGAACGGCTCGGAGGGCTGTTAAACTACTATCATCGAGAAAACGGAGAGGAGGAACGACTGGCCGGATAGCAAAATCATAAGAACCCGTGATCGAAATGATCGAAATAATGCAAGGAAATCGACCCGAATCGGAGCCTGATTGGCCAGCCACGCCAGCCGTCCTTCATGATTTGAAGTTGATCGACCCTATCCCACACGATGCGGAAAGCCTTCAGTCCAGAGAAAAAGACCCTAATGTAGGTCGTGACACGGCTTCTCTCTTGTGGCCGGATTCATGGATTAGCTTAGGATTTGCGAACTTGGCGATACTGGTTAGGCTGGATTTCCTTATGTAAGCCCCTTATTTGTAGTAACTTAGGGGGGGGGGTGAACTGGTATCGTTGGTTCGTAATTTAGTAAATATGGCGGAGAAGGAGGGATTCGAACCCCCGGTACCCTTTCGGGTACAACTGATTTCGAGTCAGTCACATTCGGCCACTCTGCCACTTCTCCTCAGGAAGGTGAGCAAGAAAGGGACCTATTGCCCGCTTGGCAAGCCTGGACTGTGTTTGATTTTAATCTTCTGGTAAAAATTCAATTGATACCATGGTTATTGCGGTCCAAGCATGCTGGGGGAGCTTTCGTCCGGCATGCGACAGGCGGTATCTCGGCTTTTTTAGGCGGCGACCGTTTCGTGTAGTTTGAGCTGTTCCAGTATCTCTGTGTATGTTTGACCAGAAGCGGGTATGTTGCCGATAATGCTGCTGCGGTGTCGGAGTAACCATTCGGCGGCTTTGCCTTCGCCAACTATGTTCTGGTCGACGTCGAAGAGGCGCCGCCACTCGGTGACTCGGTCGAGATTATAAGCGTTTAGGCGGAATTGACGACCATCGTGATCGGTATCGATACTTAGTTTTTCGGCTAAGTCGGCGCCTTCTAGCATGCCTACATTCATGCTGAGTATGCCAGCAGGTGCAGCCATGTGGGCGGCGTCACCTGCGAGCCAAATGCGCTCGTGACCAAAACTTTCAGCAAGGTGCTTTTCGAAGTGTACCATGACGCGCCATTTTACATCTTGAGAGGAACCGATGAACCAAGGGGCGTATGTGCGTAGTAAGTGGTCGAGATGTTCATTGCTCAATTCGGAGCTTTCCTGCGCTTGATTATCGACCATACCGTGATCCTTGTTGAAGGAGTGCTTCTGCGCAAAGTTCGGTGGCATCTGGAAGCTGAAGCGACAGCGTCCATTGCCGAGTGGCCAATATATGTGGGTCTTGTCATGATCGACCATCATGCGCATTTCGGTGAGTAGGCGGGTGTTTGTTTCAAACTCGAAGACCGCGTAATCCAAGCTGGATTTGATTTCAGGGAAGGCGATGCCAGCTGCCTTGCGTGCCATTGATTCGTAGCCATCAGCTGCGATCATATAATTGGTCTGATATTCGTAGACCTTTTCGATTTCCTGTTCGGTGTGTGAGATGGCATATCCGGTGGAGCCTTCTAGTAGATGGTCGACGGTGAAGTGTACACCTTCAGCGCTCGGGGTGATACAGCGTGCGCGATGGTTCCACATCGGCTTGTGGCCTTTGCGGGCGAGGCTCTCGACCAAGATGGTCTCTAGTTGGCTTTGAGGTATGACAGCCAGGAAGGGATATTTGCCGGAGAGTTCGCTGTAGTTGATGATGGCGCGTTGTTTATTCGCTTGGTCGAAGATTGTGGATCTTCGTAGTCGGAGGGCGTGCTTGAGCACGGGAGCTATCACGCCGAGAGTGTCGAGTAGCTCTAAGGTATCTGGATGTAGTGCAAGGGCGTAGCTATGGGCGTGGGGGCTTGCTGCACGTTCGAGCAGGGTGAAGTCCATACCTCTGTCAGCGAGGATATGGGCTGCGGTCAATCCAACGGGACCAGCGCCGAGGACTGCGATGTCGACTGATTTTTTGTTGAACATAGCATCATGGGGTTGAGGTTTACGTGGAGCTACAATTCGTAGCTTTCGCGCTTAGCTCTAATTTAACTGTTCAACGCGCAGAGGTCAATTTTCGGTGCTTGATACTTACAATTGATAAGCCCTGCTATCGGACCCTATTATATATATAGAGAGAGAGTCGTTTGACGCGATTTATGCATCGCGTTTGCGAATTAATATGCGGCCCTCGTAGGTCCAGCGGGGCGTCAGCACTTTGCCGCGATTAATTGACTTGAGGCTGAATTCGATTGTGCGTTGTTTGCCATCGATCTGTATCGGGCATTGATAGGTTTTTTCCGGCCAGAGGTCAGGATCGGGAAGTTCGGTTGCAGCATCGTTGAGCTGTTGTAGATTCGGGATAAACTTCGCGCTGCTGCGTGAACGATTTTTCGTTTTTTGGCGGGTGCTGGAAGCTGGAGAGCTGACGGGTTTAGAAGGCATATCAGGGAATGCTTTTAGTCAGGCGAATTTTCAAGATTTTCACAAACTGAAATTTTAATAAAAATTCGCTTGATCTAGGCATTTTTATCCATCTACTAGCCGCCTTAACACGTGATGGCGCGGTCGCCAAGTGGTAAGGCCGAGGACTGCAAATCCTCTATCGTCGGTTCGATTCCGACCCGCGCCTCCATCACATAAGAGCCCTAAATTTAATGACTTAGGGCTTTTTGTTGGTAGCTCCTGAGATTCGGAATGGTTGTTTCATTCGGGGGGGGCTTTTCTCGTTCACTTTGGTTGATGTATCATTTATGTTTTACTGGAAATGAGCCCACCTTGTGTTTGGCGGTAGGAGCGAGGGGTGTGTTGTGTGAATTCTTTAAAACGACGGTTGAAATTTGATAGATTGTTAAAGCCTGAATCATATGCGATTTCTGTAATTGATTTTTCAGTTCCCAATAGGCTCGCGCAGGCTCGTGAGATGCGCAATTCGTTGAGGTGGTGTTGGAATTTTCGGCCAGTTAATCGTTTGAAGTAGCGACAAAAGGCCGGGGGCGACATCTTTATCCATTGAGCTGCTTCTGCTTGAGTGAGTCCTGGTTCGTGAGAGGTCTGCTCTAGTTTCCTGAGTCCTAATTGCAGGCGAGTATCCTGTAATTCGACCTTGCCGCCACTCACGGACTGCGGGTTAAGCTTACGTCCACTTTCATCTCTGGCTAATAGATCTAGCAGATTGAGTAGTCGAGCCAGAGGCATATCTCCAGGCTTTGGGGTTTGAATGTGAACTAGGAACTCGGCTGCTTGTGCAGCAGTTTTATTGGAGTAAAGATAGCCACAGCCTGCGCGCTCGAGTAAATCAAAGATACGATTGTTTTCGGGAAGCCGCCAGAATTCATTTCCCCACACTGATGGACGAAAGTGAAGAGTGGTCCATTTCGCTCCCTTGCGTTGGCTGGGAGCGGACCCATAGGCGTGGGGGAGGTTGGCGCCTACTAAAACTAATTGTCCCGCTTGATAGGGGACCAGCGCTCGGCCCGCGTGTAGTAGTCCTTCCCCGGATTCGATCCACACTAATTCGACTTCAGGGTGGAAATGCCAGTGGAAATCTACGCATTCCTTTTCAAATGTGGTGGTTTTAAGTCCGTACTGACTGGCTGCCAGAAGTTCGATTTTTGCTTCATGTGGCAACATGCTCTCAGATTATATTTTTTTAATAGGGTGAAGGATTATGCTAGGGACTCTTACTATTGGCTTCAGTTTGCGCTTCTGGAGCTCGTGGAGGTTAATTTAGTATTGTTATTGTGCAAGCTCAAGGCAGTTTTTTTCTGCCGCATGCTGTAAGGTTTAATTCAATATGATTGCTTTAGCTATAGTTGCGCACCCCGATGACATTGAGTTCATGTTGGCCGGGACTTTGCTCCAATTGAAATCGCGTGGAGTCGAAATTCACATGATGAACTTAGCGGATGGTTCTTTAGGGAGTTCTACTTTAAGTCCAGAAGAGTGTGTCCGGGGTCGTTGGGAAGAATCACAGGCTTCGGCTAGCGTAATGGGGGCGATGATGCATCCGCCACTGTTTCCTGATCTAGAGGTTTATTATAATCAAGAGTCGTTGGCTAAAGTCATTGCGGCAGTTCGGCGAGTGAAGCCAGACATTGTACTAACTCAGGCGCTTGCGGATTACATGGAAGATCATCAAAATAGTGCGCGATTGGCGGTAACTGCCGCAATATCTCGTAGCATGAAGAATGCGAAGTGTGATCCATTTGTTGAGCCGTATGATAAGCCGGTAGCCGTGTATCACGCGATGCCACATGGACTACAGGATCCCTTTGGGCGAACGGTGACGCCAGAGCGATTTATCGACATTAGTGATGTGATCGCTACAAAGACTGCCATGCTGAACTGCCACAAGAGTCAGGCGCAGTGGCTTGAAGACACGCAAGGAATGTCCGTTCTCGAAACTGAGATGACTGAGATGGCTACAGCGATGGGGCAGCGTTCGGGAGCGTTCTCGCTGGCGGAAGGTTTGATACGCCACAATCCATTGGGCTTCGGACCGTCTGACTTTGATCCGATCGCTGAACTGCTAGGATCTTCCTGTCTTAAAAATTCAAATTTTCACAAAAACGATTAACTGAACCAATAGATTAAATTATGCCTAGACCAATTAGTAAACTAGCCGAAGGGTGGTGGGATTACACGACTTTGGAAGCTGACCTTCTGCAAGACGCCGCTCGCTTGTCGGCGAAGGATCTTGAACAATTATCACGTCCTGGGTTCACGGTCCGGATCTATGATACACCGCAAGAATTATACACGGCTCAAGCGCTGGAGTATTTGAATGCGTGGAAGCAATCAACGTCGGATAATCCTGTTGGAATTTGCGGTCCCGTTGGTCCGACGGAGCAACTGCCACTGGTTGCTCAGATGGTGAATGCATTGGATATGAATCTCGGAAAGCTAGATGCGCATTTCTGGGGCATGGACGAATGGTTGGAGAATGGAGTTCCGGTTGAAGAGTCCCATCCCTTGTCGTTCGCACGCTGTGATAACACCCAGTGTTTTGATCGTATTCGAGAGGAGTTAGCGATGCCGACTGCGAATAAGCATTTCCCTAGTGGAGACTTGCAGGCATATAGTGATAGCTATGATCAAGTGCGTTGTGCGTTGATGCAAGGTGGCCAAGGCGAGATTAAACACTGGGCATTCAATGATCCTTTGCCACGTGAAGGGCAATATGCCGATGCGCCGCCTACGCCCGAAGAGTATCGGAAGTTGGCGACACGTATTGTCAAACTGCATCCAGTTACGTTGATACAAAATGCGCGTACCAGCGGTGGTGGCAATGTCAGTATGATTCCAACCCATGCCGCCACAGTGGGGCCTCAGGAAACCTGGAAGGCTGACGCTGTTTCCATTTGGCATCCGGGCCACCATGACAATCCATTTGGTATGCGTTTGAGTGCATTGATGATTTCAAAGAAGATTGCCGATAGTGCGGTTCCAATGTCCTTGTTGGCGGATCACCCTGAAGTGCGTTTTAGTTTCCTTCGTTCTGGTATCGGAGATGTCGTGGTCGATATGCACTAGTCGTTTGGCATCCGTATGGGTCTCGTTTTCGACAGTAGATGCCTTGTTCATATACAGCCTGCAGATCGTTGATCTGCGGGCTGTTGTTTTCGATCAACTCGTCTAGCGGTGAGAAATCATGTGAAACATTTCTAATTCAGTGTGAACCTGAATATATTGGCCAACCTCAGTGTGGTCAGTGAGGTGTACTGTCGCGGATGATACGTTGCTTCCGTTCGGATTCATCTTGTTCCATAGAAGTATGGTGTGAGGTATAATACAGATTATATGGTAGTGGCTGAATGCTTAGTGCTTGGCGTGTCGCATTGTTGATCCAGCGATCCACCTTCCTTCCAGCATATGCACGCGTCGTTCTTTGGGAATTCCACGTTCGTTTTTTCGGATATGAGCCACCAGTGTATCAACGGCGAAGGCTCCTATTTGTGGATAGAGTTCGTCCACTCCGGAATAATCTTCGTTTTTGGGCCATCGGGGGTTCAGAGCGATGGATGCGAAAGCAATGTCCTCTGGGATTTTGATTCCGTAGTCACGGCAGGCACTCAGGACATGAGGGTTCTGGTAAAGAATGGCATCGGGACGCCATTTCTCAATCCAGGGGATGATTGCCCGAGGGATTTTTTCAATCGTATTAGGATATTCGAGGATGGGTATTTTTTCAGCATCCGGATGTTTGTGTAATTGATATAAGTAAGAACTGATACGGCGACCTTCGATCCGTTGCTCAGTGCTATCGGAAGTGGCCATGGCAATGCGACGATAGCCAGCCTGATATAACTTTTGGAAGCAGATCATGAGGTTGCGATGGTGGTCGGTAATCACACGGTCCACGATGGGAGATTGAAGTGTGTAACCGATCGCGACCGCGCAGAAATTCTTTAGGTCGATATTTAGTTGCGTGTGAGCTTGACGACGAGGTGCGAAAATTAAACCGCTAACATTACGATTGTGTAGTATTTGCATTACGCGCGCTGGAGTCATCCCCTTTGAGTTTGGGCTGAATGTTTCCATGTGGTAACCGTAGTTGTGAGCTTGCTGTAATGCGCCTTGGTACCATATACTTGATTTAGTTGCCTCTTGGCCAGTGATCCATGCTAGGGTTTGACCGTTTTTGATGGGTTGCTTTGTCCGGCGATAAGCGTTCAGGCTACTGAGTGCGGGATCAGGCTGATAGCCGAGTTTAGCGGCGGCCTGCATTACGGATTCCTTGGTCGCTTCTGATACTAAAGAGCTATTGCTCAAGGCTCTGGATACAGTGACCTGACTCATGTTCAGCAGTTGAGCGAGATCCCTTTGAGTGATGCGTTTTGGGGGTTCCATTAGTTGAGGAATAGCATTTCTAGGCTTAAGAAACAAGCCAATGAATCAGTATTCATTACAGTTTTATTGCAACAGCGACGTCACCAGCTAGAAAACCATCATGACTACTAAAAAACAACTACACCTCCTTCGCAATTTATCACTTGTTACCGTTGGTTTAGCCTTCGGTCTAAATGTCGGAAGCGCGCAAACGTATGCCGCTGATGATTGGTATTCATTTAATACTGGAACTAGCATCGATAATGGTGCGACCAATACGGCAACTCTCAATTACGGTGGAACTGACACTGGGGCGCAAACGTATTTCTGGTCGCATTTTGCGGACCCAAGCTCTCCAGTGACTTTGTCGGATGGGGATACGTTGAGTTACTCAGCCGGTATCACATTTGATTACGCCACCGTAACTAGCTCACGGACAGTTGTTGATTTCCGATTTGGAATATATGATAGCGGTTCGCAGTTAACCACCGCCGTCGTCAGTGATAGACTTGCTACTTCCCCTGATCAAACATCTTATCGAGAAGACTGGACGGGGATTTTCTTTGCTTCGGGTAATTCAAACATCTACCGCAGGGAGGCTGGGAGTTCAACTCCGTTTTCTACCTCGTCGACGACGACTGGTACAGTGACTGATGCGCCTGCCAATCAGAGTTTTGGTGATAATGTCGCAGTCGCACTGAATTTGTTTTTAGAGCGCTCTGGAGATGATCTTCTGGTCTCTGGAAATTTTGGTAGTAGTACGATTGTAGCGAGCTACGAGGATTATTTTGCATCTGCCTATCCGGCGACCTTTGATACTATTGGTTTCTATATGGCGAGTGCGGGTGCCAGTGCGAACTTGAATAGTATGACGATTTCGAATGCAACTGTGACAGTGCCAGAAGCATCAAACTTTGCTGCGATTTTGGGTCTCTCTGCCATCGGATTTGTTTGTGTCGTTAAGGCGCGCCGCCGTAGATAGCTGTTTGCTCCTCTCGCCCTATTTTGGATCTGTGATTTATTCCATTTCGAATATGCATATTGATAGAAAGAGAGGGTTTACTCTCATCGAATTGCTGTCTGCAATTGCGATTGCTGGAATCCTTTTAGGGATCTTGATTGTAGGGATTGGTAGAGTTCGGCAAACTGCTGATCGGGTTAAGTGTGTGGCGAATATTCGCGAGTTGGGGAAGGGCATAATGCTCTTCTCCAATGAGCACTATAATCGCCTTCCTCCTAGTGAGGAGGGCGTTAGCTCTGGGACTTATCCAGGGCCGACGTTTGGTACTGACGTTCATTCGTTTCGTTCGACTTGGTCGGAATATATTATCAACATTTACCTTCATGAAGCGTATGATGTGTTGATTTGCCCTTCACGCCCTGAGGAGTGGACGGCACAAAGCCGGGGTAAATATTCTGATTATGGATTTAACCAGCGTCTTTCGCCAGTTGACGGAGAGTATCGAAAGGGAGTGCCACTGGTGACAATTCCTAATCCGTCGAACACAGTGCTACTCGCAGATTCGAAACACTCGACTCTCAATGCTGGAATGTTTCGACTGCTTTCCTATACGGACGTGGATCCGCGCCATGTGGGATCCACTGCAAATGTCCTTTACGTTGACCAGCATGTTGAATCGGTCGAGTTGAATATGGAATCACCTCCTGGATATGACGAGCCATTGGGGCGCGGACAGTTTGTTCCTGAATTTTAGAAGGAAAATTGAATAGAAAATATGAAGTTAGTGAATCAAATCTTTAACGCTGCCTTGATGAGTTTGTTGCTTGTTAGTTCCA
The nucleotide sequence above comes from Coraliomargarita algicola. Encoded proteins:
- a CDS encoding integrase core domain-containing protein gives rise to the protein MTIFLATLAGWLNRRQLDVINYLHAENEILKEQLEKKDVKLALSNTQRRKLAKCGKKLGRKGLMQYASIVTPDRILYWHRKLVALKYTAKRKIQTDRQKEMETIREFCIKFAEENASWGYGRIQGALSNLGYEVSETTVGNILRAAGIPPSEERMKKSTWKQFVRSHMATMCVADFLTTEVWTMRGLVRYHTLFVMNLAKRKVQIAQISCQMNGQVMAQVARNLTDSEDGFLDKMEYFVCDNDPLFTNEFCETLETSGVKVIKTRVATPEQNGYAERFVKSLKEECLDRMIFFGERSLRKAINEYVEHYHHERNHQGLDNLIPFPYASETKGRSGSVVKFERLGGLLNYYHRENGEEERLAG
- a CDS encoding FAD-dependent oxidoreductase gives rise to the protein MFNKKSVDIAVLGAGPVGLTAAHILADRGMDFTLLERAASPHAHSYALALHPDTLELLDTLGVIAPVLKHALRLRRSTIFDQANKQRAIINYSELSGKYPFLAVIPQSQLETILVESLARKGHKPMWNHRARCITPSAEGVHFTVDHLLEGSTGYAISHTEQEIEKVYEYQTNYMIAADGYESMARKAAGIAFPEIKSSLDYAVFEFETNTRLLTEMRMMVDHDKTHIYWPLGNGRCRFSFQMPPNFAQKHSFNKDHGMVDNQAQESSELSNEHLDHLLRTYAPWFIGSSQDVKWRVMVHFEKHLAESFGHERIWLAGDAAHMAAPAGILSMNVGMLEGADLAEKLSIDTDHDGRQFRLNAYNLDRVTEWRRLFDVDQNIVGEGKAAEWLLRHRSSIIGNIPASGQTYTEILEQLKLHETVAA
- a CDS encoding AraC family transcriptional regulator, giving the protein MLPHEAKIELLAASQYGLKTTTFEKECVDFHWHFHPEVELVWIESGEGLLHAGRALVPYQAGQLVLVGANLPHAYGSAPSQRKGAKWTTLHFRPSVWGNEFWRLPENNRIFDLLERAGCGYLYSNKTAAQAAEFLVHIQTPKPGDMPLARLLNLLDLLARDESGRKLNPQSVSGGKVELQDTRLQLGLRKLEQTSHEPGLTQAEAAQWIKMSPPAFCRYFKRLTGRKFQHHLNELRISRACASLLGTEKSITEIAYDSGFNNLSNFNRRFKEFTQHTPRSYRQTQGGLISSKT
- a CDS encoding PIG-L deacetylase family protein — its product is MIALAIVAHPDDIEFMLAGTLLQLKSRGVEIHMMNLADGSLGSSTLSPEECVRGRWEESQASASVMGAMMHPPLFPDLEVYYNQESLAKVIAAVRRVKPDIVLTQALADYMEDHQNSARLAVTAAISRSMKNAKCDPFVEPYDKPVAVYHAMPHGLQDPFGRTVTPERFIDISDVIATKTAMLNCHKSQAQWLEDTQGMSVLETEMTEMATAMGQRSGAFSLAEGLIRHNPLGFGPSDFDPIAELLGSSCLKNSNFHKND
- a CDS encoding LacI family DNA-binding transcriptional regulator, with translation MEPPKRITQRDLAQLLNMSQVTVSRALSNSSLVSEATKESVMQAAAKLGYQPDPALSSLNAYRRTKQPIKNGQTLAWITGQEATKSSIWYQGALQQAHNYGYHMETFSPNSKGMTPARVMQILHNRNVSGLIFAPRRQAHTQLNIDLKNFCAVAIGYTLQSPIVDRVITDHHRNLMICFQKLYQAGYRRIAMATSDSTEQRIEGRRISSYLYQLHKHPDAEKIPILEYPNTIEKIPRAIIPWIEKWRPDAILYQNPHVLSACRDYGIKIPEDIAFASIALNPRWPKNEDYSGVDELYPQIGAFAVDTLVAHIRKNERGIPKERRVHMLEGRWIAGSTMRHAKH
- a CDS encoding type II secretion system protein, encoding MHIDRKRGFTLIELLSAIAIAGILLGILIVGIGRVRQTADRVKCVANIRELGKGIMLFSNEHYNRLPPSEEGVSSGTYPGPTFGTDVHSFRSTWSEYIINIYLHEAYDVLICPSRPEEWTAQSRGKYSDYGFNQRLSPVDGEYRKGVPLVTIPNPSNTVLLADSKHSTLNAGMFRLLSYTDVDPRHVGSTANVLYVDQHVESVELNMESPPGYDEPLGRGQFVPEF